TTGTGTTGTGGCAAAACGAGTCGAGTCTGGCTGGAATGGGATTTCTGGCCTAGCATGTGGAAATAATGACATTCatgtaaaaagaaaatttatggTAGAATCAACATATGATTCTTTTATAGTAAGTCAGTCCCCAACATTTTGGGTGTGTAGATAGTCAAGTCAGTCACATTCTGCATTCTCTGTATTTAATTTACTCAGCATCCATGTCCATAACCCACCACTTTTAGCTTCTTCATTGTCAAGTCTTGGATTTACTCCAGAGCTTCACTTCAAAATATGAAACAAGAAGCTCAATTGCTTTGctttcttatatttttattcatatAGGTACGGATCTATAATTGTTTTCAAAATAACtagtatactactactattattttagtATATAAAACTCATCAAGTGAAAAAGCATCATTATATCAAGATGTGTTGTGACCGTTATAGTAAGTCAGTCCCCAACATAGGTCTTACATTAGAAATTTGAATGGGATGGGtgattttatgtatatattaactactctctccgtttcatgttactcgcacttttcattttaggctgtaaatttggaattgattttttagtgtaattaaattagaattttacgacatcacttaataaatgagctcttaacttaatctaatatattaattaaatgcattaattctaacttaaactataaatagtgtaatgAGTTTGTGACGAGTCGAAAAGCAACAGTGGGACAGAGGGGGTATGATATTATTGGAACTGTGATGGACTGAAAAAATTCGCCATGCTGTGTGCAAAAAATCATTGAAAATTGAGAAGCTGAGACCAAAAAATCAATGTTATATCTTCTAACCTTGTGTTGCtctgaaataaaataagattaatgTTAACTCCTTTTTAacatatttgttcttgagattTTGGTGCAGTCACAAATCAAATTACTTTAATCACATTGTAGCAACTGAAGCTAAAAGCctaaaaccaaatgttttcacCAAGGATTATAAACTCCAAATACTAAACCATTTGCTAATGCCTCTATGCACACTTCAACCAAGCACAATATAATGGCAATGTTGTACCACCTTGGATGATTCATTAACTTAATCTGAATGAAGAAACAGCCTGCAGAAAAAAGCAATGATTATTTTGCAAGATTTGAACATTAAATGCGTCGCAAAATTATGCTAAATGTTCGTAATTGCAGCCTACCTTTTGAATCTTGGGACCAAACTTTTCTTCCTCTTCGTCGACAAACTGCAGGATGCAAGCAAATAGCTTAGGCTAAAGATGGAAAAATGAAATCCAAGTTATAGTACTAGCAATTTGACTAACCTGTCCTGTGAGAGTGTATAATCTGTTGTAAATCCCATTGTTTGCTACACCAAGAACTGAATACAAATGTCTCCCACTTTCTCCAGGATTTTTCAATGTGTACTCTATATAATACAGCCCTGTCCCATAAAACATACTACTAACATTCTCAATTATCCCAAAAAAAAGGCAAGTACTATAATCTTAGTTAGTAACTATATCTTCAAGTAGTTTGCACTGACAACCTATAATTTGCTACATATGATCGAACTCAAAGGGAACAAGTTCATAGTTAGCTACTCATAACACCCCTGTCTTGAAAACAACCTAATTTGTCATGATGACATATGATCGTATTCAAAGGGAACTGGTCATTACCATTGGAAGCTCTGCTATCTATAAGTTTGGCTGCAACACCGGGAGGCCTCTGCCAGCTTCTATCCAAACCACCAATCTGCAAAAAATACCAAACCATTCATCACATTCGTTCTGTTCATCACATCAAGTTGCAAGAGAACAGAAAATGGTGAAACCTACAAGAGTCTCTGCAAATTCACCGACTTTTCCAAAAGACTCCAGTCTGGTGAAGTCAGCACCGAGGCCAGTAATCGCAATGCTCACTGAGGCGGGGCAAGTAATAGAAGCAAGTCCAAGAAAAACATTAGACTAGAGTTGGACCAAAAGTTCCACAAAAACATCCTTCTGTAGATACATACCATTTGAACTGGAGGCCTCCTGTGGGTAGAAAGCAATTAGTGCCCTCACTCCGTCTCCTTCTCCCGTGCCTACTTGCCAATCTGCGCATACGCAACTTTACTAGCAAAACAGTATCTCATCCACTTATGCAACTAAACATGATCAACCACCTCGAGCATATCAGAAAATCTAAAATAGTTTTTTTCAATTCAACAATCAGTGCCCTAACACcgtctccttctccttctcccgTACCTACTTGCCAATCTGTGCGCACACAACTTTACTAGCATAACAACAATTTAACAGAACCCTCTCCACTTATGAAACTAACTATGATTAATCACAAGTATTTTCAGAAACTAGAAAGTAAGTGGTTTGTTTCACTTCAACAATCAAACAAGATCAAATAACTTTCTTCCTTCCAgctctcataaaaataaaacagcTACCACATGCTAAAAACCCCTCATTTATGGAGAAATTTAGTCAGTGTGAGTTCTTTTCTACCTATTCCATAGTTTCAACACTTCAGATATATATCTCTAATGCTAAAATTTAGTGTTTCTGCTGAATGTAGAAATCCAAACACAAAAGTAAAATTTCATCCCAAACGAAAGCTCACCTTCTGGAATAGTGATCTTAAACTTGTTCACCTCATCAGTGTAAACACGAAAACCCTCTGGTAATGCTATAAAAATCGAGATTAAAAGATAACcgattaaaaaattgaaatcttCCTCATCAAGAAACAACACAACTACCGCTTTCAGCAGCCAATGCAGCCGCAGATATTGCAGGAAAAGCAAACACAGAAGCCGCCGCCTGCACCAGCAGCTCTCTCCTTCGCTTCTTACATTCATCTCCAACGCTCACGCTGTAAAAAATCAGTAAGAAAAAATTcagcaaaaaaaataaagtaaaaagtaaaattgCATGTTTGTGCATAATTTTAATGTGCGAGAAAGATGAAGAATGATTGCCATTGGGTCTGCTGATCAACCGCGTTGCTCTTGCAGCAGATAAAGCAGGTACTCTTGCTCTTCCTATTGtcttcataaaataaaaataaaattcacgATGAATGAACAGATTAAGCATCGGAGTTACAGTAGAAGAGGAGTGAGAAAGAGCAGACCTTGGTGGGTGGAGTTGGGGAGAGAGAATGAGGGATGAGAGAGAAGGGAATGAGAGTGCAGAGAAAAAATAGGAGCCATTGTTGAGACTTGAGAAAACAAGCTGTGATGTAAAttgatttttatgatttttgatAAGGCTGCGGCCGTTAACTTGAAATAGAATAAAGGAATAAATTTATGGATTTTGCTGATGTGGCTCACAATATCTAATAGGATAATaaaattgttttcattttattttaaatgtatcATTTTTAGTTTAGAGTTTGCAAATGAACGTGaggtataaattttatttttaaaaaatattattagatGTGTTTTTAggtataaattttattattagcAATGTTTTGaggtataaattttattttaaaaaaaattataaataaaatgatatcgATTGGTCTGGTAAAAGTCTAACTGATCCACAAAAATTATTAGGTAAGCCATAGTGGTGTCAATTAGAATGTCTGAAATAAAAGGATTAGGTCGGATTCGGGAATACGTACAACCCATTAGTCAATGATTTTAAAGACCAAATTTATTGTTCGCACGAAATACCAAATTCTGCCAAAagtaatggagtactactatagtTTTTTTACCAATACCTTTTACTTCTAATAATATTTCTTTTATGGGATATTGGcgtctaatatcatgaaacttttaaaaagttgaatttttcccacgaactttaaaattggcaaataatatcacgaactttacctcATGTTAGTTTTTTCCCAAGAATGAAAAAATTCCcacaaataatattatgatacTGATTTTTTTTCGtgagcatccgcagtggtgcggatgtctccgcggacatcccaaaaacacttcctgccacgtcattcggacatcccactgcggatgccacgtcacacggacatcccactgcacagtggcggacatccccaaggacatcccgacggacttcccgcaataaaaaaaaatcacaaattcacaaattaaacaatttacggaaataaaatttcgacacaaatagggaaaaaatcccattaaataaaaaaaagaaaagtacatttcaccaaattaaaaaatacatttcaataattaaaaactacatcaacgacgacccatccgctgccatacttcttcaataatatcgttctggagtcgaacacGTGCATGAAGGAgacgcatcatgtgttcataatgcaaCTTCTCCTCGATGCTCTCGTACCTCTTCCCGTGCCTGTCGTGCAACGACTCAAAGAGGTTTATGAGCTTGTCGATGGAGGTCAGGTCGTTGGCCGAGTAGCCCACGATGGAGAAGTCGCAGGAGGCCGACGCCTGCCACGTGGAGGAGGAGAAGAGGAAACATGCGAGAAAGATTGGGCAGTTTGGGAAGGGAAGTGAAGTGATGAGAGCCATGTTGGTTGGGAAATGAGTGGTGATTGGGCAGTTTTTATAGGTAAGATTTTGTGTTTGGAAAGTGTTTGCTTTCAAGTGAAGGTGTCTGAGACTTTAAGGTTGGTTTATAGTATGTTTCCAAAATTGGTGATGATGATACACAACTTCTGAGCTATGAGATGAATGTTATAATTTGATGTCAAAATCTTAATCAATCTAAAAACATcaaattgtatatatatatttttttaattaaaattttcattaggTACAATATCTATTGGCCCAGACACAAGGCACATCCATGTTGAAAGcatattaattcaaaatttgatcCGATATCAATAGGCCCAAACACAAGGCCCATCCATGTTGAAGATTTTATAATAGTTTTGGAAAAAAATTGTCAGAAGTGGGATTTGAACCCACGCCCTCTCTCGAAGACCAGAACTTGAGTCTGGCGCCTTAGACCACTCGGCCATCCTGACTTGTTTAAATGTTTTAATGTTAGTAATTATATTTAGCTATTGAATTCAAGATGATATGTGCTCTGTTCATAGTCGTCATCATCATAATTATTATGAATATCAAGTGGTACTAATATATTAGTAAGAAATTATCTCATTATAAAAAGTTTCTCGTTACAACTTTATGAATTACAACTACTATGAAACGTGTGACTGTGTGAGAATAAGTTTTGTACAAACGatgcaaaataaattttgaGGAAAAGAGAGGGCTTCAATATGCATTGATTGCAATGGTACGAACACAAGTGGTGTCCCAACTACTATAGTAGTAGGAGTAATACACAAACTACAATAATTCTAACcgtatttatttctttttgtacATATGTTAGACTTGTCAATATTCAACACAAAAATTCAAGAAATGTAATTACAGGGCTGCTATATGATCTGAAACGGTTGCTTGTTTTTTAGGACATCATATGCATTTATCTTTTCAATTAGCGGGAAAACATTATCTCATgtgaataaattataaacaaatttGTACAGTAGCAATTTACTCCTTCTTATCCGAATTAAATTGAATCGTATTTTGTTTTGGAaggtcccaactaagttgattaattttctttattgaaaaaaataaaacattcaatttCTTAATTCTTGCTCAAAAGTTAATCAATTTAGTTAGGACGAAttgattaatatatttattagtgataattcaaattttttcaCTATGAACTGTCACGTCAATGACAGGAgttggaattttttttctttttccaaaaGGAGAGtaagaatatttattttattttctattatgaAGAACCGAATTgtcaaattttttaatttgcaTTAGTTAAGTGACGTTCTCATTCTATTATTTGTTGGATCATATACGTTTTTGAAGCCTAAATTTTTTAGTACAAAACCACTAGTATTACAAAGATTCATAGACtactacaaaaataattttatgtcCAACGTATATTTATAAATCacctatatatattattaaatttgattttgtaaatttttGTCGAGGAAGAAAATTGTAAAAGGGGTGAAGACAAAATAGAAATAGGTGACAAATACTGCAATACTCCTAAGAAAAATAGATTAAATGGAAGAATGTGACAATTTTGTAGGCTGGCATTAGGTATGTTTTGACACATCATGCTTACTTACAGCTAATAATTTTGTAGCTGTCAAATGCTAATCATCAAATGAACGAGCTGCTTCATTTTTAAATCAGACTGCTACCTAGATGTTCTCAGTAATTCATTTCAAATAGCACACTACTATTAATGTTTTTCAATTTTCCATCTAGTTTAGGAGTAATAAATCAAGTAACTAAAAAATGTCACAATATGTTAATTGGAACGTTGCCTTTTTgcaattattataaatatttaaccaatttaaattatactccctccgtcccgggctactcgcccctttccttttcggcacggagattaagaaatgagtgtataggaaagtcaaaaatgacggctataggtgaaaatttttactaaaaatgaaagagtacAAGTAACTtaggacgcccaaaaaggaaataagtgcgagtagtgcgggatggaggtagtagtagtactataaaaataaataaatggaagCTAGTAGTATAGGGGGTGGGGGTTACTAATGCGTACGTGTGCATGTATATAAATATAGGTAGGCCTGCTCACTGTTGCTGCCCACTAGATTCTCACTGTTGCTATCTTTTACTTGCTTCACTCACCATCTTCTTTGCGCgagtagtacatttttttaaaattcatcttAATTATCTACCCCAATTTTATTGAACATACTTAAATAAATGCTTCCATTATTCTTATTAGAATTTTGCGATTACTTACTCCATCCTTTTTATGTTAATAGAgtctttttttaaaacaaaagttttTAAATCGTtaagttatttctatttttgacaaaaataatctcttTTACTGCATAGTTTGTATTATCTGTTCATTTCTCTtgctttattctcttttactttattcaccattcacttaacacactattttttattttcgtgCCGAAAACAAGTGCCTCTACGAGCAAGAACGGAGGGAGAACTATTTAAGTTGCAGGCTttttatggagtaattttttagaGTTATGTTAGGGACTTAATTAGGTTTGGTATCTTATATAATTCTCACAAATTTGAGTACATTGTTCTACCAACCTATCATGGTTAAATATGATGCAAAATCTGAAAATTATTCTAATACCTTCACATCTCTATTAATTACTACTCTTAATTTTTTTGAAGATTTATTATAGAATTTGTAGTATTAGAGAAAAAGGAAATTTAGCATTTGACTTTATCATGTCATTGATGAACAGTGATGTAGAGTATAGACTATAGATGTTGATTCGTCTATAtttaatatggagtatataattaaatttttatttttgtagttTAAACTCCTAGTGAGTTTTTTCATGAAAATGCTATACATTTTGAGATCCTTTAGGAGAGTTTGATGAGCTGTTGATTTGATTTGTCACAAAATTGGGCACAAATATGTTTGGACACTCAACGTACaagaattttatttctttttcctcCCAAATCGATTTGTAGCTGGAATATACTTGTATATTTGTTGTGCAATAAAATTATACCCTAACTATCCCACTACtactaacaaataaataaataaataataggaAAAAAAAGGTTATCGTTCTTTAACATGCTTTAACTTTCTTGATCATCTTCAGTAAGTAGTAAATTGAGATTAGGATGCATGTAACTTTTATGAATGTAAGTCAAACGAGAAATGCTAGTTGGTATTTATCCGAATATATTTGAAACGAGATTATTAAATTagattttttctatattttctactagtattattttattttttttcgattttgcaTGATGTTGGGAAATGGGAAAACTTATAGAAAACCGTTAGGTGATTTAGTGAAGTGTGTGCATTGTCAAGCAGATAAGTGTGTGTTTGAAGGTGAAAGGCATCAGCACAGCTCACAATGCATACGAAAGCtacaaattgatgcaagaaattTAAGGAAATGCACTTTCATAGGTTTGTATTAGGCATCTTTTTTTGGGTTTTGAGTTTCACAACACACCCTACCTCTTTAGGAGGGGCACTAAATAACACTTACTACCAAAACATGACATCAAATAAATTAATGCAGTTAATTTGAAATTATGTCCTTAGATAGTTAAATAAATATAGATTCTATCAGTGTATCAGATAATCTAAAGATTCGAGAACGTAGCAAATCCAAGATATAATTTTGGAAGAGGCGGAATCAATAAAAATGAATGAATGAGGGAAGAATGCAATTTTTCTACTTTAACGAGGGATGAATTTATAGATATACAAAATAAGTTCTTGGAAAATCTCAAAACACAATTTTGGAGGGGACGGAAACAATAGAAGTGaatgagagcatccacaatggcgcctagcgcaccgcctagccgagccccGGCGCTAGGCAATGCGCTCGGCGaaccattgcaaccgcctagcggttttccaaaaaaaaaatcgcctagcgctaggcgatatACGGGCGCTCGGCGATCCGCTCGTCGCCATTGCAGGGtccggatcgccgagcgcatcgcccagccgattttaatttttttttatttaatgtttttttaataaaacttattcttggttgtttctcttttatagaaacatccttgaatgttttatgttccactttcgatgtgggacaaaatcattcttggttgtttctcttttatagagacatccttgaatattatatgttccactttcgatgtgggacaaactcattcttggttgtttctcttttatagagacatccttgaatgttttatattccactttcgatgtaaggacaaaatcattcttggttgtttctcttttatagagacatccttgaatattttatgtttcacttttgatgtgggacaaaatcattcttggttgtttctcttttatagagacatccttaaatattttatgttccactttcgatgtgggacaaactcattcttagttgtgtttttttaattaatgtactttttaaaattttaatattattattgagttttctcgtatctgtgtcgtaaatttaattccgtattttgtgtgattgtcaattatt
This sequence is a window from Salvia splendens isolate huo1 chromosome 5, SspV2, whole genome shotgun sequence. Protein-coding genes within it:
- the LOC121802381 gene encoding psbP domain-containing protein 3, chloroplastic-like isoform X1 — encoded protein: MAPIFSLHSHSLLSHPSFSLPNSTHQDNRKSKSTCFICCKSNAVDQQTQCVSVGDECKKRRRELLVQAAASVFAFPAISAAALAAESALPEGFRVYTDEVNKFKITIPEDWQVGTGEGDGVRALIAFYPQEASSSNVSIAITGLGADFTRLESFGKVGEFAETLIGGLDRSWQRPPGVAAKLIDSRASNGLYYIEYTLKNPGESGRHLYSVLGVANNGIYNRLYTLTGQFVDEEEEKFGPKIQKAVSSFRLS
- the LOC121802381 gene encoding psbP domain-containing protein 3, chloroplastic-like isoform X2, producing the protein MAPIFSLHSHSLLSHPSFSLPNSTHQDNRKSKSTCFICCKSNAVDQQTQCVSVGDECKKRRRELLVQAAASVFAFPAISAAALAAESEGFRVYTDEVNKFKITIPEDWQVGTGEGDGVRALIAFYPQEASSSNVSIAITGLGADFTRLESFGKVGEFAETLIGGLDRSWQRPPGVAAKLIDSRASNGLYYIEYTLKNPGESGRHLYSVLGVANNGIYNRLYTLTGQFVDEEEEKFGPKIQKAVSSFRLS